The Patescibacteria group bacterium genome window below encodes:
- a CDS encoding prepilin-type N-terminal cleavage/methylation domain-containing protein, with translation MSYKKSINQTHKAFTLIELLVVIAIIGILSTLVVVALGNSRTSARDAKRLNDLKAMANALELYFADNNSYPASITPGQPLEQGGVVYMSKVPNNPTPRTDGDCPDSEYSYVVNLNGASYAIGFCLGSDIGSLKAGIHTASPQGGIGNSGLIGWWQFNEGSGSTAFDTSGNERHGTINIDTQSLWSTDTPSGNGHSLLFSGNVSESVNVGLIPMGGLTEVSILAWIKWNGNHSGGYSGIFWNGNGHDPGRIMVNGAGSSRPLYLQNSSIGGTNTSGSVINTNEWMLIGYTYSQAEGKQRLYVNGVQVLEANRTTPFQSSANPIRIGWGHSTTYMFNGHISEFRIYQRVVTTEEQESIYTLGLID, from the coding sequence TTGAGTTATAAAAAATCTATAAATCAGACTCATAAAGCCTTCACCCTAATAGAATTATTAGTGGTTATAGCTATTATAGGTATATTATCTACTCTAGTAGTAGTAGCCCTAGGTAACTCTAGAACTAGTGCCAGAGACGCTAAAAGACTAAATGATCTAAAAGCTATGGCTAATGCTCTAGAGTTATATTTTGCAGATAATAACTCATATCCCGCTTCTATTACCCCAGGACAACCCCTAGAACAAGGTGGAGTAGTATATATGAGTAAAGTACCCAATAACCCAACCCCAAGAACTGATGGGGATTGTCCGGATAGTGAATATTCATATGTTGTTAATCTAAATGGTGCATCATACGCTATTGGTTTTTGTTTGGGCTCAGATATTGGTTCTCTTAAAGCCGGTATACATACAGCTAGCCCCCAAGGAGGCATAGGCAACTCTGGTTTAATTGGTTGGTGGCAGTTTAATGAAGGGAGTGGTAGTACAGCTTTTGACACGAGTGGCAATGAACGTCATGGAACTATTAATATTGATACTCAGTCACTCTGGTCAACCGACACTCCTTCGGGGAATGGGCACTCTTTATTGTTCTCAGGAAATGTTAGTGAAAGTGTTAATGTTGGTTTAATTCCTATGGGTGGGTTAACTGAGGTTTCAATTTTAGCTTGGATAAAATGGAATGGGAATCATTCTGGAGGTTATTCGGGAATATTTTGGAATGGAAACGGTCATGATCCAGGTCGCATTATGGTTAATGGTGCGGGAAGTTCTAGACCTCTCTACTTACAGAATTCCAGTATTGGAGGAACTAATACTTCAGGCAGTGTCATTAATACAAATGAATGGATGCTGATTGGTTATACATACAGCCAAGCTGAAGGTAAACAAAGATTATATGTTAATGGAGTGCAGGTATTAGAGGCAAATAGAACAACTCCTTTTCAATCATCCGCTAATCCTATTAGAATTGGTTGGGGGCATAGCACAACATATATGTTTAACGGACATATTAGTGAGTTTCGTATATATCAAAGGGTAGTGACAACAGAAGAGCAAGAGAGTATATATACACTTGGTTTAATTGATTAA
- a CDS encoding transcriptional repressor — translation MTVTNNKSSAEIIHELSERGYKKTKVRQELIGYLNKLKKPIDAVELLVYLKKKGIEVNKTTVYRELNFLLKQGVIVDIYFDDDKTYYEIAGLPHHHHLVCRSCKIVEDVYAEGDVCLLEKKIMKETNFVIEKHSLEFFGLCRLCQKSCA, via the coding sequence ATGACAGTAACTAATAATAAATCCAGTGCTGAGATTATCCATGAGTTAAGCGAGCGTGGTTATAAAAAAACCAAGGTCAGACAAGAGCTGATCGGTTATTTAAATAAACTTAAAAAGCCCATTGATGCGGTTGAACTCTTGGTTTATTTGAAAAAAAAGGGAATTGAGGTTAATAAGACTACCGTGTACCGTGAGCTTAATTTTTTACTAAAGCAAGGCGTTATCGTTGATATTTATTTTGATGATGATAAAACATATTACGAGATTGCCGGGCTGCCGCATCACCATCACTTGGTTTGTCGTTCTTGTAAAATTGTTGAAGATGTTTACGCTGAAGGAGATGTTTGTCTTTTAGAAAAAAAGATTATGAAAGAAACTAATTTTGTTATAGAAAAGCACAGTCTGGAGTTTTTCGGTTTATGTAGATTATGCCAGAAGTCGTGCGCTTAA
- a CDS encoding ZIP family metal transporter gives METTPKNNWRYLMSFLVGMVVANLLFHTVPEIFEEREISLMMIILFIIFGIVFQYLLHKFLTPVKGLGNQFLTFLHIHNITDGFIIGLAIMVSWEFGLLVALGIMLHDVIHKVIGYQFLRRQGDSRKIAWVKIIYTFGTIIIAGFLTTLLQFSEEVVQAGGALAAGSLTYVSFLLLKEVYLRVTSEGLNPSQEKAFKTLYLVIGAAVMIGLFLIFGHLEIFEYGH, from the coding sequence ATGGAAACAACACCTAAAAATAATTGGCGTTACCTTATGTCCTTCTTAGTGGGTATGGTGGTGGCTAATTTGCTTTTTCATACTGTGCCTGAGATCTTTGAAGAAAGAGAAATCTCTTTAATGATGATTATTCTTTTCATTATCTTTGGTATTGTCTTTCAGTATCTTTTGCATAAGTTTTTAACTCCGGTTAAGGGTTTGGGTAATCAGTTCCTAACCTTTTTGCATATTCATAACATTACCGATGGTTTTATTATTGGTTTGGCGATTATGGTAAGTTGGGAGTTCGGACTTTTAGTAGCTTTGGGTATTATGCTGCATGATGTTATTCATAAAGTCATTGGTTACCAATTTCTACGTCGACAGGGAGATAGTAGAAAAATTGCTTGGGTAAAGATTATCTATACCTTTGGAACAATTATTATAGCCGGCTTCTTAACCACTCTTTTACAATTCTCCGAAGAAGTGGTTCAAGCTGGGGGAGCTTTAGCAGCCGGCTCCTTAACATATGTTAGCTTCTTGTTGCTTAAAGAAGTTTACCTAAGAGTAACTAGCGAAGGACTTAACCCTTCACAGGAGAAAGCCTTTAAGACCCTTTATTTGGTAATTGGGGCAGCGGTGATGATCGGTTTATTCTTAATTTTCGGTCATCTGGAGATTTTTGAATACGGACATTAA